A genomic region of uncultured Roseibium sp. contains the following coding sequences:
- a CDS encoding NAD(P)/FAD-dependent oxidoreductase produces the protein MDDTLDGVIIGSGHNSLACAVHLAAQGWNVGVFERAPVAGGAVKTGEYTLPGYSHDWAAMNLSLFAGSAFFKKYGDELGGNGLEFAPASDCFSSVFPDGSWLGVSNDLETTAKRIEAIDADDGKTWRELTAEFPAMAEPLVGLLGSPAKKRAFAYILYKHWRKSGTDGVLDLSRFLLSSPRDWLNETFRSPKVRALLGAWGMHLDFAPDISGGALFPYLEGMANQAFGMVLGKGGAGAAIDAMVSALEARGGSVTLNAEVTRILVENGEAKGIELADGRKVMARNAVIANVAPQALLKLAGQTGDQRYDKGLKTFSHAPGTMMIHLAVDALPDWSAGEELKKFAYVHLAPSVDQMARTYAQAQAGLLPDEPVIVCGQPTVIDPGRAPDGKHVLWLQVRMVPAEIKGDAAGQIEETDWSLVADKYAERVLDILERYAPGTRPKILGRHVVTPLMLEADNPNLVGGDQICGSHHLTQHFMFRPVRGFADGITPVRNLFHTGAAVWPGAGTGAGPGYLLAQKLAG, from the coding sequence ATGGATGACACTCTGGACGGCGTGATAATCGGCAGCGGACACAACAGTCTCGCCTGCGCCGTTCATCTGGCAGCGCAGGGCTGGAACGTCGGTGTGTTCGAACGCGCACCGGTTGCCGGCGGTGCGGTCAAGACCGGTGAATACACGCTCCCCGGATACAGTCACGACTGGGCAGCCATGAACCTGTCCCTCTTCGCCGGCTCTGCCTTTTTCAAGAAATACGGTGACGAGCTGGGCGGCAACGGACTGGAATTTGCGCCTGCATCCGATTGTTTTTCTTCCGTTTTTCCCGACGGCTCATGGCTTGGTGTGAGCAACGACCTTGAGACGACGGCAAAGCGGATCGAAGCCATCGACGCTGACGACGGGAAGACGTGGCGGGAACTGACGGCAGAGTTTCCGGCGATGGCTGAACCGCTCGTCGGGCTTCTCGGCAGCCCAGCCAAGAAACGTGCATTTGCATATATTCTCTACAAGCACTGGCGAAAGTCAGGCACGGATGGCGTGCTGGACCTGAGCCGCTTCCTGCTGTCGTCACCGCGCGACTGGCTCAACGAGACGTTCCGTTCGCCGAAGGTGCGAGCGCTGCTCGGCGCCTGGGGCATGCATCTGGATTTCGCGCCGGACATCTCCGGCGGGGCGCTGTTTCCGTATCTGGAAGGCATGGCCAACCAGGCATTCGGCATGGTTCTCGGCAAAGGCGGTGCAGGCGCTGCGATCGATGCAATGGTGTCCGCGCTCGAAGCACGCGGCGGCAGCGTCACGCTGAACGCCGAGGTCACACGCATTCTTGTCGAGAACGGCGAAGCGAAAGGCATCGAACTTGCCGACGGGCGCAAGGTCATGGCGCGCAATGCCGTCATCGCCAATGTCGCGCCGCAGGCCCTTTTGAAGCTTGCCGGGCAGACCGGGGATCAGCGCTATGACAAAGGGCTAAAGACCTTCTCCCACGCGCCCGGCACCATGATGATCCATCTTGCGGTTGATGCATTGCCGGACTGGAGTGCCGGCGAGGAGCTGAAGAAATTCGCCTATGTTCATCTGGCACCGAGTGTCGACCAGATGGCACGCACCTATGCCCAGGCGCAGGCGGGCCTGCTGCCCGACGAGCCGGTGATCGTCTGCGGACAGCCCACCGTGATCGATCCGGGCCGGGCGCCGGACGGCAAGCACGTGCTCTGGCTTCAGGTGCGCATGGTTCCGGCCGAGATCAAGGGAGATGCGGCGGGGCAGATCGAGGAGACCGACTGGTCGCTCGTCGCAGACAAATACGCCGAGCGGGTGCTCGACATCCTGGAACGCTATGCGCCGGGCACGCGGCCGAAGATCCTCGGACGGCACGTCGTCACACCGCTGATGCTGGAGGCGGACAATCCCAATCTGGTCGGCGGCGACCAGATCTGCGGCAGTCACCACCTCACGCAGCATTTCATGTTCAGGCCCGTACGCGGCTTTGCCGACGGCATCACACCGGTGAGGAACCTGTTCCACACCGGGGCGGCCGTCTGGCCGGGTGCGGGCACCGGCGCCGGGCCCGGATATCTGCTCGCGCAAAAACTCGCCGGATAG
- a CDS encoding cyclase family protein, translating into MSAENALSGLGSKILSGEVEVVDCTGVLGPNTPIIQLPPDFAKNTPKVEIHKISEYDSDGPFFAWNWMVLGEHSGTHFDAPHHWITGKDYEDGFTDTLNVQRLVAPVNVIDCSKESAENADFLLTADLIKAWEAEHGEIGAGEWVLMRTDWDNRAHDEDLFLNTDETGPHSPGPTPDAIEYLLSKKIVGWGTQCIGTDAGQAGGMEPPYPAHNLLHRDNCFGLASLTNLSKLPAKGAILIAAPLKIERGTGSPIRALALVPRS; encoded by the coding sequence ATGTCAGCAGAGAACGCGCTCAGCGGACTGGGATCAAAGATTTTGTCCGGTGAAGTCGAGGTGGTGGACTGCACGGGCGTATTGGGCCCCAACACGCCGATCATCCAGTTGCCGCCCGATTTCGCCAAGAACACGCCGAAGGTCGAAATTCACAAGATCAGCGAATACGATTCCGACGGACCGTTTTTCGCCTGGAACTGGATGGTCCTGGGAGAGCATTCCGGCACCCATTTCGACGCACCGCATCACTGGATCACCGGCAAGGACTACGAGGACGGCTTCACCGACACGCTGAATGTCCAGCGCCTGGTTGCACCGGTCAACGTGATCGACTGCTCGAAGGAAAGCGCGGAAAACGCAGACTTTCTTCTGACCGCGGACCTGATCAAGGCGTGGGAAGCAGAGCATGGCGAGATCGGTGCCGGGGAATGGGTACTCATGCGCACCGACTGGGACAACCGCGCCCATGACGAGGATCTGTTCCTGAACACGGATGAAACCGGTCCGCACAGCCCCGGTCCGACACCGGATGCGATCGAGTATCTGCTGTCGAAAAAGATTGTCGGCTGGGGCACGCAGTGCATAGGGACCGATGCCGGCCAGGCCGGCGGCATGGAGCCGCCCTATCCTGCGCACAATCTCCTTCACCGGGACAACTGCTTCGGACTGGCTTCGCTCACCAACTTGAGCAAGCTGCCGGCAAAGGGAGCGATCCTGATCGCCGCGCCGCTAAAGATCGAGCGGGGAACCGGCAGCCCGATCCGCGCCCTGGCGCTGGTGCCCAGGAGCTGA
- a CDS encoding NAD(P)/FAD-dependent oxidoreductase: MTAPHVIIGSGINALVAAALLSRKGEKVLMLERSEHLGGCMRTEEITLPGFSHDVLAATFVLFLTSPAYAELAEDLGRHGLDFCHTQNPTAVLRPGGQSAVLTMDRAANVAAFDALSAGDGRQHGADVGGVEADAEFLFALLGSPLWSGKMARLMAKQAWKRGLNGLKTWFGDALQPARAWLEHGYGSETVQALWAPWVLHTGLTPESTYSGQMGRVIAFALEAAGAPVAKGGAGAVPDAFRKLIEEKGGEIRTGVDVTRILVQGGKAVGIETAAGDKIDAQSVIASVTPTQLHQRLLGDEPPPAHAERYRYGRGNFQLHYALDAEPEWIADGLEDVALIHLTDGIDAVSKSSNEAERGLLPEIPTVCVGQPHRLDPSRAPDGKAILWVQIPDAPRVIKGDAAGQLETGPDWTETIREAFADRIEAILQKRIGNFDRIKLARRAYSPADLNQLNINLVGGDPYGGSCNIDQFFVWRPFTRSVNSATTIGNLHMIGASTHPGPGLGGGSGYNLAKGMGA, encoded by the coding sequence GTGACCGCGCCGCATGTCATTATCGGGTCCGGGATCAACGCTCTTGTCGCGGCAGCGCTGCTGTCGCGCAAGGGTGAGAAAGTGCTCATGCTCGAGCGCTCGGAGCATCTGGGCGGATGCATGCGGACCGAGGAAATCACCTTGCCCGGATTTAGTCATGACGTCCTGGCCGCGACCTTCGTTCTGTTCCTGACGTCTCCCGCCTATGCGGAACTTGCCGAGGATCTCGGCCGGCATGGCCTGGACTTTTGCCACACGCAAAACCCGACCGCCGTGTTGCGGCCGGGCGGGCAGTCTGCGGTGCTCACCATGGACCGGGCTGCGAATGTCGCGGCTTTCGATGCGCTTTCAGCCGGTGACGGCAGACAGCACGGCGCCGATGTCGGCGGTGTCGAGGCGGATGCCGAATTCCTGTTCGCCCTGCTGGGCAGCCCGTTGTGGTCGGGCAAGATGGCGCGTCTGATGGCGAAGCAGGCCTGGAAGCGCGGCCTGAACGGGCTGAAGACCTGGTTCGGAGATGCGCTGCAGCCGGCGCGGGCCTGGCTGGAGCACGGATATGGCAGCGAAACGGTACAGGCGCTCTGGGCGCCCTGGGTGCTGCACACGGGCCTGACGCCGGAAAGCACCTACTCCGGTCAGATGGGCCGTGTGATCGCCTTTGCCCTTGAGGCCGCCGGCGCCCCGGTGGCCAAAGGCGGCGCAGGGGCCGTGCCGGATGCCTTCCGCAAACTGATCGAGGAAAAGGGCGGGGAGATCCGCACAGGCGTCGACGTCACGCGCATTCTCGTGCAAGGCGGCAAGGCAGTTGGCATCGAAACAGCGGCCGGAGACAAGATAGACGCGCAGTCGGTCATCGCGTCGGTCACGCCGACACAGCTTCACCAGCGCCTTCTGGGCGATGAACCGCCACCGGCCCACGCCGAACGCTACAGGTACGGCCGCGGAAACTTCCAGCTTCACTATGCTCTAGACGCCGAGCCGGAGTGGATTGCGGACGGGTTGGAAGATGTTGCCCTGATCCACCTGACGGACGGGATCGACGCCGTTTCCAAATCCTCGAACGAGGCCGAGCGCGGTCTGCTGCCGGAAATACCGACCGTTTGCGTCGGGCAGCCGCACAGGCTTGATCCTTCGCGCGCGCCGGACGGCAAGGCCATCCTGTGGGTCCAGATCCCGGATGCGCCGCGCGTGATCAAGGGTGACGCAGCAGGGCAGCTTGAAACCGGTCCAGACTGGACGGAGACCATCCGGGAGGCCTTTGCCGATCGCATCGAAGCCATACTTCAAAAGCGCATCGGAAACTTCGACCGGATCAAGCTGGCAAGGCGCGCTTATTCTCCGGCGGACCTGAACCAGCTCAACATCAATCTCGTCGGCGGAGACCCCTATGGCGGATCGTGCAACATCGACCAGTTTTTCGTCTGGCGTCCGTTCACCCGTTCCGTCAACAGCGCCACCACGATCGGCAACCTCCACATGATCGGGGCTTCGACCCATCCGGGTCCGGGCCTGGGGGGCGGGTCCGGCTACAACCTGGCGAAAGGGATGGGGGCATGA
- a CDS encoding MarR family transcriptional regulator encodes MKNENGLELAEQKTPVPRLGEIGLENFPPYLMNRIMGRYNGALRDEMAKLGLTTPKMRTLAVLSVLDGLLIRDLSVYAVVETSTLSRALDALERDGLVKRVTDSEDSRAVRIHLTTKGRQTHDMLWPHLATAYQQMFRGISDAEQRAFTATLQAILKNIRKHPI; translated from the coding sequence ATGAAGAACGAAAACGGGTTGGAGCTGGCGGAACAGAAGACCCCGGTGCCGCGCCTGGGCGAAATCGGCCTCGAGAATTTTCCGCCCTATCTGATGAACCGCATCATGGGACGGTACAACGGCGCCTTGCGGGACGAGATGGCAAAACTCGGCCTGACGACGCCCAAGATGCGGACGCTCGCCGTTTTGTCTGTCCTCGACGGTCTGCTGATCCGCGACCTCTCGGTCTACGCCGTCGTCGAAACGTCCACGCTCAGCCGTGCGCTGGATGCGCTTGAACGGGACGGGCTTGTCAAGCGGGTCACCGACAGTGAAGACAGCCGGGCCGTGCGCATTCACCTGACAACAAAGGGCCGCCAGACGCACGACATGCTCTGGCCGCACCTGGCGACCGCGTATCAGCAGATGTTCCGCGGCATCAGCGACGCCGAGCAGCGGGCCTTTACGGCGACGCTGCAGGCCATTTTGAAGAACATACGCAAACATCCGATTTAG
- a CDS encoding indolepyruvate ferredoxin oxidoreductase subunit alpha, translating into MAERSFKAEVEHLRKGTGDVFTGEGILAITKALLENGVGYVGGYQGAPISHLMDVLADAEDLMSELGIRFEANASEAAAAAMLAASVHYPIRGAVTFKGSVGVNVASDALANLSSSGVNGGALVIVGEDYGEGSSIMQERSYGFAMKSQFWLLDPRPNLPSIVKAVGDGFALSEASNTPVMLMVRIRSCHVTGSFDTSDNVPPPLSVRDALSNPQRDFKRVVLPPMSYAHEHDKIDNRWPAAEKYILENKLNERFGPEDGKVGIMCLGGMYNSVIRSLQRLGLADISGNTSLPLYVLNVTYPIVKSDVLDFCNGKEAVLLVEEGQPEFIEQQLGAMLYKEGATTKLEGKGIFPKAGEYTGQIMFDGLEAFVRQFAPELLPGKVLAPNTPKTELPDLSKTVPIRPPGFCTGCPERPIFASLKLAEQELGSRQITGDIGCHLFACLPPFEIGGSTMGYGLGPASNAAFDGGGEKRAISILGDGGFWHNGLSSSIGNMVFNKSDSVAIIVDNYYSAATGGQDVMSSRADNDTKSTNNPISKALAGVGVEWIRQIDRTYDVTKMRDTIREALTTDYKGPKVIVASSECMLNRQRREKPLRNKAIADGRRVELPRFGVDQDVCTGDHACIRLSGCPSLSLKKLDDPLRDDPVAHIDQSCVGCGNCGEVADAAILCPSFYEAKVVHNPSGFETWYAGFRRKIITWLQNRRSAKRLVLSGENA; encoded by the coding sequence ATGGCCGAAAGGTCGTTCAAGGCTGAGGTAGAGCATCTTCGCAAGGGAACCGGTGACGTCTTCACGGGCGAGGGTATCCTTGCGATTACAAAGGCGCTTCTGGAAAACGGCGTCGGGTATGTTGGCGGCTATCAGGGTGCACCCATCTCCCACCTGATGGATGTGCTTGCCGATGCCGAAGACCTGATGAGCGAGCTCGGCATTCGTTTCGAAGCCAATGCATCGGAAGCTGCCGCCGCGGCCATGCTGGCCGCCTCGGTGCATTATCCGATCCGCGGTGCCGTCACCTTCAAGGGCTCTGTCGGCGTCAACGTGGCCTCCGACGCCCTTGCCAACCTGTCCTCCTCCGGCGTGAACGGCGGCGCGCTTGTCATCGTCGGCGAAGACTACGGCGAAGGCTCCTCGATCATGCAGGAGCGCTCCTACGGTTTCGCCATGAAATCGCAGTTCTGGCTGCTCGACCCGCGCCCGAACCTGCCCTCCATCGTCAAGGCCGTTGGGGACGGCTTCGCCTTGTCTGAGGCCAGCAACACGCCCGTGATGCTGATGGTCCGCATTCGCTCATGCCATGTCACCGGCAGTTTCGACACTTCCGACAATGTGCCGCCACCGCTTTCGGTCCGGGACGCCCTGTCCAACCCGCAGCGCGACTTCAAGAGGGTGGTGCTCCCGCCCATGTCCTATGCCCACGAGCATGACAAGATCGACAATCGCTGGCCGGCCGCCGAAAAATACATCCTGGAAAACAAGCTCAACGAACGGTTCGGCCCGGAGGACGGCAAGGTCGGGATCATGTGTCTCGGCGGCATGTACAACAGTGTCATTCGCTCCCTGCAAAGGCTCGGCCTTGCGGATATCAGCGGCAACACCTCGTTGCCGCTCTACGTCCTGAACGTGACATACCCGATCGTCAAATCGGATGTTCTGGATTTCTGCAACGGCAAGGAAGCAGTCCTGCTGGTGGAAGAAGGACAGCCGGAATTTATCGAGCAGCAGCTCGGCGCGATGCTCTACAAGGAGGGGGCAACCACGAAGCTCGAAGGCAAGGGCATCTTTCCAAAGGCTGGGGAATATACCGGACAGATCATGTTCGATGGTCTGGAGGCCTTTGTCCGCCAGTTTGCGCCCGAACTTCTGCCGGGCAAGGTGCTGGCGCCGAACACGCCGAAGACGGAACTTCCCGATCTCAGCAAAACCGTGCCGATCCGGCCCCCGGGCTTTTGTACCGGCTGTCCCGAGCGGCCGATCTTTGCTTCCCTGAAACTGGCGGAACAGGAACTGGGGTCCCGGCAGATCACCGGCGATATCGGCTGCCATCTGTTCGCATGCCTGCCACCCTTCGAGATCGGCGGGTCGACAATGGGCTACGGCCTCGGACCGGCATCGAACGCCGCATTCGATGGCGGCGGCGAAAAACGCGCGATTTCCATTCTGGGTGATGGCGGTTTCTGGCACAACGGGCTCAGTTCCTCCATCGGCAACATGGTCTTCAACAAGTCCGACAGCGTCGCCATCATTGTCGACAACTATTACTCGGCGGCGACCGGCGGGCAGGATGTCATGTCCAGCCGCGCTGACAACGACACGAAATCGACCAACAATCCGATATCCAAGGCTCTCGCCGGTGTCGGCGTGGAATGGATCCGCCAGATCGACCGCACCTATGACGTCACCAAGATGCGGGACACGATCCGCGAAGCGCTGACGACGGACTACAAGGGACCGAAGGTGATCGTTGCCTCTTCGGAGTGCATGCTGAACCGTCAAAGGCGGGAAAAGCCGCTGCGCAACAAGGCCATCGCCGACGGCAGGCGGGTCGAGCTGCCGCGTTTCGGTGTCGACCAGGATGTCTGCACTGGCGACCACGCCTGCATTCGCCTGTCCGGCTGTCCGTCGCTCTCCCTGAAGAAACTCGACGATCCGCTCCGGGACGATCCGGTCGCCCATATCGACCAGTCCTGTGTCGGCTGCGGCAATTGCGGCGAGGTTGCCGACGCAGCGATCCTGTGTCCGTCCTTCTATGAAGCCAAGGTGGTGCACAACCCGTCCGGATTCGAGACGTGGTACGCGGGTTTTCGCCGGAAAATCATCACGTGGCTGCAGAACCGGCGGTCCGCCAAACGGCTGGTCTTGTCGGGGGAGAATGCCTGA
- a CDS encoding indolepyruvate oxidoreductase subunit beta family protein has translation MSLALPLDAQPTDPALEGIIKLAVMAVGGQGGGVLTNWIETLARSGGYHCQATSVAGVAQRTGATIYYIEMAPGDVASPVFSLAPSAGDVDITIAAEMMEAGRAIMRGFVTPDRTTLIASTHRMLAVSEKTVPGDGMASSEEVKAAAEVAAQKLILADMDTAAVAVGSVISASLFGALAGSGALPFKREAFEEAIRTGGKGVEASLRAFAAGYELAQNGEAPKTPEPEPVEPEIVEPWGPAASQTAWAALQARVAALPEDIQDMTRAGLAKVVDFQDCDYGSEYLDRLQTLADADSAGKNYELSLEAAKYIANAMTYDDVIRVADLKTRAQRLRRIEDEMRVKPENLMHLTDYLHPRAEEIVGLMPEKLGRKLENDPAWMKRIDRWFNRGRRIRTDSLRGFAMLYVLGGLRKWRLKTLRHKMEQDHLDAWLKMVFGYLPDRYDMAVEVLRCRRLIKGYSDTHARGLSKFDKVLSGARLVENREDGAAWVARLREAALKDEKGTDLDGALKTVESFAG, from the coding sequence ATGTCGCTCGCCCTGCCTCTCGACGCCCAGCCGACGGATCCGGCCCTGGAAGGCATCATCAAGCTCGCGGTCATGGCCGTTGGTGGCCAGGGCGGCGGTGTCCTGACCAACTGGATCGAGACGCTCGCACGGTCCGGGGGCTATCACTGCCAGGCGACAAGCGTCGCCGGTGTCGCCCAGAGAACCGGCGCGACCATCTACTACATCGAGATGGCACCGGGCGACGTCGCTTCGCCGGTCTTCTCGCTTGCGCCCTCCGCCGGTGACGTCGACATCACCATTGCAGCCGAGATGATGGAGGCCGGCCGCGCCATCATGCGCGGTTTCGTGACCCCCGACCGGACCACGCTGATCGCGTCGACCCATCGGATGCTGGCGGTTTCGGAAAAGACCGTGCCCGGCGACGGCATGGCGTCTTCCGAAGAGGTCAAGGCCGCCGCGGAAGTCGCTGCCCAGAAGCTGATCCTTGCGGATATGGATACGGCTGCCGTTGCTGTCGGTTCCGTGATTTCAGCGTCTCTTTTCGGTGCCCTGGCGGGCTCCGGGGCGCTGCCCTTCAAACGCGAAGCATTCGAGGAGGCCATCCGGACAGGCGGCAAGGGGGTCGAGGCGAGCCTCAGGGCCTTTGCTGCAGGCTATGAACTGGCGCAGAACGGCGAAGCGCCGAAAACGCCCGAGCCGGAACCTGTCGAACCGGAGATCGTCGAACCTTGGGGGCCGGCGGCCAGCCAGACGGCCTGGGCCGCGCTTCAGGCGCGTGTTGCTGCGCTGCCGGAAGACATTCAGGACATGACAAGGGCCGGCCTCGCGAAGGTGGTCGACTTCCAGGACTGCGACTACGGTTCGGAATATCTCGACCGGCTGCAGACACTTGCGGATGCGGACAGCGCCGGGAAGAACTACGAGCTTTCGCTGGAGGCGGCGAAATACATCGCCAATGCGATGACCTACGACGATGTCATCCGGGTCGCGGACCTCAAGACCCGCGCGCAGCGTTTGCGCCGCATCGAGGATGAGATGCGCGTCAAGCCGGAGAACCTGATGCACCTGACCGACTATCTGCATCCGCGCGCGGAGGAGATCGTCGGCCTCATGCCGGAAAAACTGGGCCGGAAACTGGAAAACGACCCGGCCTGGATGAAGCGCATCGACCGCTGGTTCAATCGCGGGCGCCGGATACGGACGGACAGCCTGCGCGGGTTTGCAATGCTCTATGTCCTCGGCGGATTGCGCAAATGGCGGCTGAAGACTTTGCGGCACAAGATGGAACAGGATCACCTTGATGCATGGCTGAAGATGGTCTTCGGCTATCTTCCCGACCGGTACGACATGGCCGTGGAGGTCCTGCGCTGCCGGCGGCTGATCAAGGGCTATTCCGACACCCATGCGCGCGGCCTGTCCAAGTTCGACAAGGTGCTTTCCGGCGCCCGCCTCGTGGAAAACCGCGAGGACGGCGCCGCGTGGGTCGCCCGGTTGCGCGAGGCAGCACTCAAGGATGAGAAGGGCACGGATCTCGACGGCGCGTTGAAAACGGTCGAGAGTTTCGCCGGCTGA
- a CDS encoding aminotransferase class V-fold PLP-dependent enzyme, whose protein sequence is MTERNAGYFLYHSIGQYPGKEADLSDAMAELASVWSASDDQQWPYMLGKRAQFIDLWRQLIGASEGSVTTCENVTQGVHMLTTSLPADLLRGRKVLVAADCFPSNHFLLSRLQERFGFELKTVQARQGACWVADEDMIAEWDRDVALALITWVSSTTSHKVDLDALVSHGRAMGSLIGVDITQAAGLLPFSVLEPQIDFAVSTSLKWMCGAPGAGMLYVRPDLIGDCRPELRGWFSQDNPFNWDIDSFAYAPDIRRFDNGTPAILPAAATVPALKWHAETDRAALLHHNRLLCDILIDGMDDLGVGLLSPRDRAERGGSLMLDLTTTGAASKMLAHLNRAGYSADTRGAALRLSPGVQTTEEATRALLDVFAGAHALS, encoded by the coding sequence ATGACAGAGAGGAATGCGGGTTACTTCCTGTACCACTCCATTGGCCAGTATCCCGGAAAAGAGGCCGATCTCAGCGACGCGATGGCGGAGCTCGCGTCCGTCTGGAGCGCATCAGACGACCAGCAGTGGCCCTACATGCTTGGCAAGCGCGCGCAGTTCATAGATCTGTGGCGCCAGCTGATCGGAGCATCGGAAGGCTCGGTCACGACCTGTGAGAATGTCACGCAGGGCGTGCATATGCTGACAACCTCGCTGCCTGCAGATCTTCTGCGTGGCCGGAAGGTTCTGGTCGCCGCCGATTGCTTTCCCTCGAACCACTTTCTGCTTTCAAGGCTTCAGGAACGGTTTGGTTTCGAGTTGAAAACCGTTCAGGCGCGACAGGGCGCATGCTGGGTAGCGGACGAGGACATGATCGCGGAGTGGGACCGCGACGTCGCCCTTGCCCTGATCACCTGGGTGAGTTCGACCACGTCGCACAAGGTCGATCTCGACGCACTGGTGTCGCATGGCCGCGCAATGGGCAGTCTCATCGGCGTGGACATTACACAGGCGGCCGGGCTTTTGCCCTTTTCCGTTCTTGAGCCCCAGATCGACTTCGCCGTTTCAACAAGCCTGAAATGGATGTGCGGCGCGCCGGGCGCGGGCATGCTCTATGTCCGGCCCGACCTGATCGGAGACTGCCGGCCCGAATTGCGCGGCTGGTTCAGCCAGGACAATCCGTTCAACTGGGACATCGATTCGTTTGCGTATGCACCCGACATCCGCCGGTTCGACAACGGCACGCCCGCAATTCTGCCAGCTGCGGCCACCGTGCCGGCGCTGAAGTGGCACGCGGAAACGGATCGTGCAGCGCTTCTTCACCACAACAGACTGCTGTGCGACATCCTGATCGACGGCATGGATGATCTCGGTGTGGGCCTGTTGTCACCGCGCGACCGCGCCGAGCGCGGCGGCAGCCTGATGCTGGACCTGACAACGACCGGGGCAGCCTCAAAGATGCTCGCCCATCTGAACCGGGCCGGGTACTCCGCAGACACGCGCGGCGCAGCGCTCCGTCTTTCCCCAGGCGTTCAGACTACCGAAGAGGCAACGCGCGCGCTTCTTGACGTGTTTGCAGGGGCACACGCCCTGAGCTGA
- a CDS encoding GntR family transcriptional regulator: protein MKSSPASSAPPGTSVQIHDVLMARIHNGEVDPQARLVDTAIATEFGVSRMPARDALMRLAHEGYLEQTTKGFVLPRIDHREILEIFDLRRLLEPRAAALAAQSLSVQEIDQLEAELRNARQAMTGRDRQKLFRSCEIFRNGWINAVPNVSLRKAVQRYMTQVQAVRMMTFADPANHPVIVDGNRGLLEAFRRRDAVAAADRILRFVFDGESAYLAAHEVAEMNDQSETRAAAGARKDTTLTGPR from the coding sequence TTGAAATCCTCCCCGGCCTCCAGCGCACCGCCGGGCACCAGCGTCCAGATCCACGACGTTCTCATGGCCCGCATCCACAATGGCGAAGTCGACCCGCAGGCACGGCTCGTGGATACGGCAATAGCGACCGAGTTCGGCGTGTCGCGAATGCCCGCGCGTGACGCACTGATGCGGCTCGCCCACGAAGGATATCTGGAGCAGACCACCAAGGGCTTTGTGCTGCCGAGAATTGACCATCGGGAAATCCTGGAAATCTTTGACCTCCGGCGGCTGCTTGAACCGCGCGCGGCGGCCCTGGCGGCGCAGTCTCTTTCAGTGCAGGAGATTGATCAACTTGAAGCGGAATTGCGAAACGCGCGTCAGGCGATGACCGGGCGTGACCGGCAAAAGCTGTTCCGGTCCTGCGAGATTTTCAGAAACGGCTGGATCAACGCCGTCCCGAACGTATCGCTCCGCAAGGCGGTGCAGCGCTACATGACCCAGGTCCAGGCTGTACGCATGATGACATTCGCCGATCCCGCGAACCATCCGGTTATCGTCGACGGCAACAGGGGGCTCCTGGAAGCCTTTCGCCGCCGGGACGCCGTGGCGGCTGCCGACCGCATATTGCGCTTTGTCTTTGACGGAGAAAGCGCCTATCTCGCCGCGCATGAGGTCGCGGAAATGAACGACCAATCCGAAACACGGGCCGCCGCCGGTGCCCGGAAAGACACCACGCTGACGGGACCGCGATAA